DNA from Choristoneura fumiferana chromosome 6, NRCan_CFum_1, whole genome shotgun sequence:
ATCTACCATAATCGTCATTGTCCAAATTCAAATAcgtcttattttattatattacaggATAAAAGTAGACCGTCCCATAGTAAGGCTGCTGGTGCCGAGGCTTCGTTTCTCGCTCAAAGCAAAGTAAGCATAAAAGTATGAAGACAGGGTGCCTACGTCCACTTAGGTActggaaaaaaaatcaggaatgCTTAACATGGTTAGAGAAGGGAAAGTCCAGAAATATCAAcgaacatcaaataaataagtaggaaAGTCAGAGAAAACAATGACTTTATCAGCTTCAAagatattttcaattattttaagtttagagccataattatacataaatacCAGGGTGCAGTGACCCaaagtgggtcttggcctccaacaccagattacgccacgctttgcgatcttgagccagctcttgccagccttcgaccccGAGGTCCAAAAGGTTTTTTAGGACCTCGACCCTCCAGCGGTATCTGGGACGACCAATCGGCCTACGCCACTCGGTCGGCCCAAGTACGTAGGTCGGtctcttcacggctcgatccTCTCCCAACCTTTTTACGTGCCCGTTATGTACCTACGTGAGATCGTAACTGCGGTTGCATAGAAATGCGCTTGCTTTAAAACTTTGAGCTTGCTTTGTATTCACGTGCTTATTTGGTGCCTATGCTATTTAATAATATCTTGTACATGGACATTTCACGGTagatctaaaaaaattttttattagttaaatgAACATTTGGCTAAATGGGACGCTACAATCAAAGCCATGAAAGAAAATATGAATCTTAAAGAATTTCAAGTACTTTTTAAAGATGGAACCCAGAGGACTATATGGAAAATAAAGAGATCTAATCCTGAGGATACCGAAACCGTCGACTTTGTAAGTACTTTGTTTAATAttgaactatggcccaagccctcttgttctgagaggaggcctgtgcccagcagtgggacgtatataggctgggatgatgatgatgatgattgtttaaTATTGACCGTACtggtgttaaaattaaataatacactCAAAATATGCTCAAAAAATGCTactcatattattatgagttctCCATCACAACATTTAGGTAACGCAATAAATAGGTGTCCAATATAATTTCTGGTAATCTAACTCTGACGTACGTAACTGATGAAgaaatataatacttatttttttcataaaaactaTGTGATTACCGCAGGTGACATAacgtgtaccatcagccaaataagtggtctaccaatttttaaacaagttcctatcaagtgaatatgtcgctaaagtcgaactttcaagttgtcaaacacgtctattggcattattgttttatgacgtgtaaacgattatcagctttagggtggtagaccacatatttggctgatggtacctacagtccagtgcaaagatatcaacacggccaaagttacaaaaataggtacctacacgaccataatattttatttttgtaactttggacatgtcgatatctttgcacttgactgtacgtgtaTGGTTTcgttttaattagttttattttcactGTGATATTTTAGATTCAATTACTACCGTCTTCTATAGGCAAGATAATTCTGTCCTATCTGCCAGTGAACAGCCTTAGCGACTATGCCCGAGTCAATAAATATTGGGCATACCTTGTGGAAGAACTCAGATCTGAACGTGCAGCTAGAGTCAAGATCAACGCGGATTTGGAGAAGTTGCAAGTAAGTCGCGAATAGGTACGCGCAACCAAGTGGCAGCGTGCAGCTAGAATCAAGATTGGCACCAATTTGCAGAAGATACTAGTAGGTACACGTGACCAAGAGGCAGCGCGCAGTTAGAATCAAGATTGGCACCAATTTGTAGAAGTTACTAGTAGGTACCCGTGATCAAGAGACAACGCGTAGCTATAGTCAAGATCGACGCGGATTAGGAGAAGTTGCAAGTAAGTTGCATTACAAGTAGGTACGCGTGACTAAGTGGCAGCGCGCAGCTAGAATAAAGATCGTGAAGATCAACACGGATTTAGAAAATTTGCAAGTTCGACGCAGATTTAGAGAAGTTGCAAGTAGGTAGCGCACAGCTAGAATCAAGATcgacatgaatttggaaaagtTGCAAGTAAGTTGCAAGTACGTAGGCGCAATCCAGTTGCAGCGCGCAGCTAGAGTCAAGATCGACGTAGATTTGGAGAAGTTGCTACTGTTGCAAGTACTATAATAGAACAACCAATAGATAAGAAAACTtcgaaaatcttattttttttgtcatgtcAGTGACcgtctaaaatgaccccacacttgGTTTAGAGAGCTTATAACACTGAATAGGGATATTCACTGGATATTCTGGGTATagggtccgactcgcacttggcagatgttctaatttatttaaatgtttctttttaggATTTAATGTTCATTAACGATACGAGCATGGAAAATTTCGAAACGTTTGAGTTTAAAGTCATGGCTCCGAGTATACAAGCAACCAGCCTTGGGCCCTCTGTGAAGATCAGAGCACAGCAGCTTCCTAGCACGAAAACTAGTATGAAGTCAGCTGGGGCTTACTCCTTCAGGCGCTTTGTTACTGACAGTATGTACGTGCCTGAGCCAATTGTAAGTCAAATTATAAAACTGGGCTATTTCTTGTTGTCCCTTTTGTTTTTAGTGCAAGCTTTTTGTATCGAGAAGCTGtataattcccacgggatagcgattaacGGTTTTTTTCCAGACGAGCGGCAACTACTTAGGCCTCAttattcataaacttgtgagcaaaaatttgatcaaaaatatctgaacacgctaaTACGGCGTTGACAAtaaagtcgtgttcagatatttttaatcaaatttttgctcagaagtttgtgaactcgactgtacgtcacacatttaggtTTTTGGGGTCAAGCGGTTTGTGAcagaggaacaaaataattgcaaatttcataGCAATACTATCGATATGAATTGATATTGACAATATCGATATTGATATTGgatgttgatattttttataaaacattagCCACAATCGTTgcattaacgcattcactgccaccgacgcacatatgcgttttcggaacttcgcccagtgccgttgtcatttataattattcatacattatgaacgcacatgtgcgttggTGGCACcggtggaagtcaggtggcagtgaatgcttTAAGAGTTCATGATGTATTTTGCAAATTTCTTTTGTATTTCTTACAATACGAGTAGTAACAACATTTATGCAcaccaatttttaaactacctattAATGTTGAGTGCAATTGTAGGTACGTAGTTGTATCGTAGACACTGAAATTGTTTtcattatatacgttactttcCATTGTGTTGTTTACAGTTTTTAATTGTtccgaattaaataaatatatcctactattaatattataatgtgaaagtttgtgagtgagtgagtatgtttgttacttcttcacgctgaaatggctggacggatttggatgaaatttaacaaaaagttagtttatcaCCAGGATTAAagcataggatactttttatcccgatattcccacgggatagagataaaatcttgaaataacaacggctgggattagagtcatgaaatttggtatgtaggttgctgaaggtctagaataacacaaaggctactttttatctcgatattcttacgggatagggataaaatctcgaactaataaccgctgggcttagagtcatgaaatttggtaagtacttatatagctggacatctggaataatacatatgctacctactttttattccgatattccctcgggatagggataaaatctcgaagtaacaaccgctgggtttagagtcatgaaatttggcatggttgttataatataacctcaatgaaaaccacgatgtaattttaggaaattccctcgacaattaaaaaaaaacccgtaatttcaattcaaattcaactgCTGTGTATATACGCGTGCGAAGGCGCGCGTAaacgctagtaaataaataaataatataagggCCCTCCTTGCTATAAAGGTGCTAAAaccttcaatatctcaaaaacggctaaaccgattttgatgaaacatgtctaagaaccatcgctagaaaacctgatttcaaacaaaaaacccgcattaaaatcggtccacccgtttaagagctacggtacggtgccacagacagatagacagacacacacacacatagcggtcaaacttctaacaccccgcttttgcgtcgggggtcgCGGCAACAGCtaaattattgaattatttttttaaaaaccaattcagcaatttataattttatttacagtttcaaaTTCCAATCCGAAATTTAAATCAAATGAAAGACCGGTTAGACAACCGAGGGGCGTTGGACGAGAATGTTTGGACATGGTGCGAGACCATCCTCAACCGGCGCAGAAGTAGGAAGGATAGTTCAACGTCCAATGAGAAGGTACGATCACGAAGCAAACAAAACGAGAATGAACTTTAGCGCTAGCCTGTAGTCATAATTGTCTATTGCACTTAGAACCACTATCGCatttaccatttctttctgtcaaatggAATAACggagtagaaagagatgacgAATGCATCCGCGAGCGCTCGGGCATTAGGCAATACCTATTCAacccctggccctatactatgaattgcataattcgaacttcgtatcttaccgtctcgctgacgctagtattatttaatacgagagtgagggggacggaacgacacgaacttcgattttcgaatttcggagtaggccctcagctTACCGGAGAGGGCGATCTGccagatgggctgctcagcaTGAGTTGAGTTGACTGCGCACTGCTCAGTTGATGACACCACGTTTTGATTGttaaattataactattattattttcaggaaACCGATGGGATTCTCTTGCTTTCAAACTTGCATTTTCCTTGTCCACTAATGACGCATACATTGAAGCTGCCTCTAAATCCACCCTTGGTTAAAGACCACACAGCAAGGTATACGTCCATAAagatgaagtgacaaagtctgaaaagttcgtatttatctagCTTTCTCAattaaacccggatttttaatcccgtggaaaaaatataaacaaaggtgttgccgttatcaaaaaacattttcagtattcaagatattttattctttccacatttgccAGAAGCCGACTTCCCATTaagtaaaaaattgtatttcttaatcaagataaaatattttaatttactgatgaaaatctttactttggcatttactacgctttgatatattaattttcaaagagagtactgttttcgtacgcataatttatttattgtcctggtaGTACACCCGGGTTCTTAAGGTTGtgggccgcttgacgcgagacgtcactcaatgcactaacattcgagactgaattcgtaatcgttttccagtgactcttgttctgttatttttttaatactgtagacattgttgttatatttttattgtaattaagttgttcattgttacgttttccgttgtttttcgttcatttttgtatgaaaggatggactccggtCCAAGTACTTCTCTCACAAGACGACTTGTAagttgtctcccgtaaaaacggctcttttatcgaaaaatagaaaaaaaacatggcaacaacagaactttatataatatttctagcgggcccataccttgaaatcccctgaaatgtcactttgacaatgacgaaactttgtttacattttttccgtgggattaaaaatccgggatTAGCTTACAGAAGTTTTCTGATGCTAATTGAAAAAGCAACGAATTTATCCAACATAAAACGACGAAAGAACATTATTTACCAGATCTTTACTAGACCTACTTAAGTCTCTCTACATATATTTACACCTGtagactcctagcgccatctagtgactaTAGCTatcagtaattgtttttagttcatgaTTTTTAAAGTTACGAAATTAAACGGTTTGACTAGTTACGATTCGtttcggaagatctttttcaagTCGAGAATAACTCAATAACTCTTGTGGTGATTTATTGCAGGGCCAAGGTGAGTCGCAAGCACAACATATCGAACGCAACGATCACAAGCATCTTCAAGGAACACGGTGAGAAGCGAAGGGGCCTGTGGACCAGGAACTTGTCATGCCTGTACCGCGCTTCCAAAGTGCCCAGCTATAATCAGAAGGTGAAATAAACTAATTGACCAAAtgattgtcttttgtttgtGGTACCTACTTGGGTCAATAACTCTTTAGTGTTGTCATTCAGTCCCGTAACTCAgaagacatcagtgatacactttgttagaaaaaaaaatcacaataagTATAtactataacgttttaaactttcgtgattctcactcataatcaaaataccataaacgggacttatcacgctatttttacacgagtaatatttacctcgacgtttcggcaacgttacagttgccgtggccACAAGTAGactccacacacacacacacacacaacgcCCACAACACAAGCAgagacacaaacacacaaagacACAAAAACAAAGCACAAGTAGAGTAGTAGTAggcgtcgaggtaaatattactcgtgtaaaaatagcgtgataagtcccgtttatggtattttgactataagtatATACTATTAGCATTCTTAGGAGatgagatgagccatgaaggaattgccttaaaactgtcacaactcctaacttttagtggatttgtaccccataacatcatacttttaataagtaactcagg
Protein-coding regions in this window:
- the LOC141428685 gene encoding uncharacterized protein isoform X3 — protein: MPVSAFAEVTKQVHVLNDLILDDMIYAREQNEIETLQFNKHLSALKNWFTRISTPNKKRFLLALIEDISSAWALSLILMSIWNCRTKDAIMSVCERRIWSSYDQNPMDHNRTALPIQTLIQVMKYDRKWFLSLEPETQGAVICELLSVVGSPVLLQDKSRPSHSKAAGAEASFLAQSKLNEHLAKWDATIKAMKENMNLKEFQVLFKDGTQRTIWKIKRSNPEDTETVDFIQLLPSSIGKIILSYLPVNSLSDYARVNKYWAYLVEELRSERAARVKINADLEKLQDLMFINDTSMENFETFEFKVMAPSIQATSLGPSVKIRAQQLPSTKTSMKSAGAYSFRRFVTDSMYVPEPIFQIPIRNLNQMKDRLDNRGALDENVWTWCETILNRRRSRKDSSTSNEKETDGILLLSNLHFPCPLMTHTLKLPLNPPLVKDHTARAKVSRKHNISNATITSIFKEHGEKRRGLWTRNLSCLYRASKVPSYNQKVK
- the LOC141428685 gene encoding uncharacterized protein isoform X1, with translation MPVSAFAEVTKQVHVLNDLILDDMIYAREQNEIETLQFNKHLSALKNWFTRISTPNKKRFLLALIEDISSAWALSLILMSIWNCRTKDAIMSVCERRIWSSYDQNPMDHNRTALPIQTLIQVMKYDRKWFLSLEPETQGAVICELLSVVGSPVLLQVLNRAQHIHERYRKNQIKSIEMSLVVDDSPTKRDPPPVATAAPQKPDKSRPSHSKAAGAEASFLAQSKLNEHLAKWDATIKAMKENMNLKEFQVLFKDGTQRTIWKIKRSNPEDTETVDFIQLLPSSIGKIILSYLPVNSLSDYARVNKYWAYLVEELRSERAARVKINADLEKLQDLMFINDTSMENFETFEFKVMAPSIQATSLGPSVKIRAQQLPSTKTSMKSAGAYSFRRFVTDSMYVPEPIFQIPIRNLNQMKDRLDNRGALDENVWTWCETILNRRRSRKDSSTSNEKETDGILLLSNLHFPCPLMTHTLKLPLNPPLVKDHTARAKVSRKHNISNATITSIFKEHGEKRRGLWTRNLSCLYRASKVPSYNQKVK
- the LOC141428685 gene encoding uncharacterized protein isoform X2; the protein is MPVSAFAEVTKQVHVLNDLILDDMIYAREQNEIETLQFNKHLSALKNWFTRISTPNKKRFLLALIEDISSAWALSLILMSIWNCRTKDAIMSVCERRIWSSYDQNPMDHNRTALPIQTLIQVMKYDRKWFLSLEPETQGAVICELLSVVGSPVLLQVLNRAQHIHERYRKNQIKSIEMSLVVDDSPTKRDPPPVATAAPQKPDKSRPSHSKAAGAEASFLAQSKLNEHLAKWDATIKAMKENMNLKEFQVLFKDGTQRTIWKIKRSNPEDTETVDFIQLLPSSIGKIILSYLPVNSLSDYARVNKYWAYLVEELRSERAARVKINADLEKLQDLMFINDTSMENFETFEFKVMAPSIQATSLGPSVKIRAQQLPSTKTSMKSAGAYSFRRFVTDSMYVPEPIFQIPIRNLNQMKDRLDNRGALDENVWTWCETILNRRRSRKDSSTSNEKETDGILLLSNLHFPCPLMTHTLKLPLNPPLVKDHTARYTSIKMK